A window from Chitinophaga filiformis encodes these proteins:
- a CDS encoding HesA/MoeB/ThiF family protein, translated as MALLEKELAHFKHPIAVPGMGVAMQEKLKETRILVVGAGGLGSPVIQYLSASGVGVIGIADYGVINDEDMHRQPLYLMQDIRKHKAKMAASRLWASNPFTKHYPLLLQVKPDNIKQLLQGMDLVIDCSQHAATHLVINDACISEGKPFVIGEVHNWVSWWAGFNIAPVSGDAAASYRCALELIDDHRNFDAGAIGVTHGATGMMIVNEVLKFIAGVPDGLANKFYSMNFLHNTYEVSTLTPNAAILADTRANGVLSAEDYGLEIVPDIED; from the coding sequence ATGGCATTACTTGAAAAAGAATTAGCGCATTTCAAGCATCCTATTGCTGTTCCCGGTATGGGAGTGGCAATGCAGGAGAAGTTGAAAGAGACACGTATATTGGTAGTGGGGGCCGGAGGACTGGGATCGCCGGTGATCCAGTATCTCAGCGCCAGTGGTGTTGGGGTGATCGGTATTGCCGATTATGGAGTGATCAATGATGAAGATATGCACAGGCAGCCACTCTACCTGATGCAGGATATACGAAAACATAAAGCGAAGATGGCGGCCAGCCGCCTGTGGGCCAGCAATCCTTTTACAAAACACTATCCCTTACTGTTACAGGTAAAACCGGACAATATAAAGCAATTGCTGCAGGGCATGGATCTTGTCATTGATTGTTCACAGCATGCTGCCACACATCTTGTGATCAATGATGCATGTATTTCGGAAGGGAAGCCTTTTGTAATCGGTGAAGTGCATAACTGGGTATCCTGGTGGGCTGGTTTTAATATTGCCCCTGTCAGCGGAGATGCCGCAGCATCCTATCGTTGCGCACTGGAGCTGATTGATGATCATCGTAATTTCGATGCCGGCGCTATTGGCGTAACACATGGCGCTACGGGGATGATGATAGTGAATGAAGTGCTGAAATTCATTGCCGGCGTACCCGATGGCCTGGCAAATAAGTTCTATAGTATGAACTTCCTGCATAATACCTACGAAGTAAGCACGCTTACACCCAATGCCGCAATACTGGCAGATACAAGGGCGAATGGTGTGCTGTCTGCAGAGGATTATGGCCTGGAAATCGTACCTGATATTGAAGATTAA
- a CDS encoding sensor histidine kinase: MVPLKKVFPIIVVLITLSLLGIIWIQVNWIYNASIVRREQMEQKAVGVMNNVREQMLARKAPPMRFKVDGANVRPADKGLAIDKYEITTTIDLNVNVSDRFTIDEVQKLIANGLRNEHLDTTFEFAILGKGHFGNSNGVKMQSPGFTQMVESAGRDSMDYLFQYIPLLNSFEYATGETETLLVVQPKNNLLLLLSLGRMMAGGLLFTAVIITAFILTIRTMLNQKKISEIKSDFINNMTHELKTPLATISLAIDAIGNEKVMDNKEKIRYFSGIIKEENKRMNKQVESILQSALLEKNEIALKLQVTDVHEVISHTVENLQLQLASKQGQVELRLDAINPIIMADDVHFSNVIFNLLDNAIKYSKEHLEVVISTYNTRKSLVITIADNGIGMSRDTISRIFEKFYRAHTGNVHNVKGFGLGLSYVKAIVDAHKGKIKVESAVGKGSKFTMEFPQE, translated from the coding sequence ATGGTACCATTGAAGAAAGTATTTCCCATTATTGTGGTGTTAATTACCCTGTCATTATTGGGAATCATCTGGATACAGGTGAATTGGATATATAACGCATCTATTGTGCGCCGGGAGCAGATGGAACAGAAAGCTGTAGGCGTAATGAACAATGTGCGTGAACAAATGCTTGCCCGTAAAGCGCCTCCTATGCGCTTTAAAGTGGACGGGGCAAATGTCAGGCCGGCCGACAAAGGTCTGGCTATTGACAAGTACGAAATTACCACTACTATCGACCTGAATGTCAATGTCAGCGACCGCTTTACTATCGACGAAGTGCAGAAGCTGATAGCTAACGGGCTTCGCAATGAACACCTGGATACTACTTTTGAATTCGCTATTCTTGGCAAAGGCCATTTTGGCAACAGCAACGGCGTAAAAATGCAGTCGCCCGGCTTCACCCAAATGGTGGAGAGCGCCGGAAGGGATAGTATGGATTACCTGTTCCAGTATATTCCCCTGCTGAATAGTTTTGAGTACGCTACCGGTGAAACTGAGACATTGCTGGTAGTACAGCCTAAAAATAACCTGCTCCTGTTATTGTCTCTTGGCAGAATGATGGCCGGAGGCCTGTTGTTCACCGCGGTTATCATCACGGCATTCATCCTCACCATACGTACAATGCTGAACCAGAAAAAGATCTCCGAGATCAAATCTGACTTCATCAATAACATGACGCATGAGCTGAAAACACCTTTGGCAACTATTTCCCTTGCTATCGATGCGATCGGCAACGAGAAGGTCATGGACAATAAAGAGAAGATCCGTTACTTCTCCGGCATCATCAAGGAAGAGAACAAGCGCATGAATAAGCAGGTGGAAAGCATTCTGCAATCTGCACTGCTGGAGAAGAATGAGATCGCTTTAAAATTGCAGGTCACTGATGTGCATGAAGTGATTTCTCATACTGTTGAAAACCTGCAGCTGCAGCTGGCTTCTAAACAGGGACAGGTAGAGCTTCGTCTCGATGCCATAAATCCAATTATCATGGCTGATGATGTACATTTCTCCAATGTGATATTCAACCTGCTCGATAACGCTATCAAATATTCCAAAGAACACCTGGAAGTGGTGATCTCTACATATAACACGCGCAAAAGCCTCGTTATCACTATTGCGGACAATGGTATCGGTATGAGCCGTGATACGATTTCCCGTATCTTTGAAAAATTCTATCGTGCACATACAGGTAATGTGCATAATGTGAAAGGGTTCGGATTAGGACTAAGTTATGTGAAAGCTATCGTAGATGCCCACAAGGGTAAGATCAAAGTAGAAAGTGCTGTAGGCAAGGGTAGCAAGTTTACAATGGAATTTCCGCAGGAATAA
- a CDS encoding YqgE/AlgH family protein produces MVSLSPGMLLIADPFLKDQNFARTVVLLCEHQENKGSFGFVINKLFDQHLSDLVPEVLVNDIKIYYGGPVQIDTIHFIHQQPELIRGGFEIRQGVYWGGEFDQVVSLINSGRLDLNKIKFFIGYSGWSGGQLENELNEKSWILSESNVPLVFEEKEQNIWPQALKNLGSNFAIMANFPIDPLLN; encoded by the coding sequence ATGGTTTCTTTATCGCCTGGAATGCTGCTGATAGCTGACCCTTTCCTGAAAGATCAGAACTTTGCGCGCACAGTAGTATTACTGTGTGAACATCAGGAGAACAAAGGAAGTTTTGGCTTTGTGATCAACAAGTTGTTTGACCAGCACTTAAGTGACCTTGTACCTGAAGTACTTGTAAATGATATCAAGATCTACTACGGAGGTCCGGTACAGATAGATACCATTCATTTCATACATCAACAGCCGGAGCTGATCAGGGGAGGCTTTGAGATCCGGCAGGGGGTATATTGGGGAGGAGAGTTCGATCAGGTAGTATCATTGATCAATAGTGGTCGTTTAGACCTCAACAAAATCAAATTCTTTATTGGTTATTCGGGTTGGAGCGGCGGACAGCTTGAAAATGAGCTCAATGAGAAATCATGGATACTGTCAGAGAGCAATGTGCCGCTTGTATTTGAGGAAAAAGAGCAGAATATATGGCCGCAGGCATTAAAGAACCTGGGCAGCAACTTTGCCATCATGGCCAATTTCCCGATAGATCCCCTGTTAAACTAA
- the atpC gene encoding ATP synthase F1 subunit epsilon has translation MLLEVLTPERKLYSGEVYGVQLPGIDGLFEVLDRHAPLIAALGKGRMKVLKDKSQSEFYNIEGGFVEVYRNKATVLVEGAEVK, from the coding sequence ATGTTATTAGAAGTATTAACACCTGAAAGAAAACTGTATTCCGGCGAAGTGTATGGTGTACAGCTGCCAGGCATTGACGGTCTCTTCGAAGTGCTGGACAGGCACGCTCCGTTGATCGCTGCCCTGGGCAAAGGCAGGATGAAGGTGCTGAAAGATAAGTCACAGAGCGAATTCTATAACATAGAAGGAGGTTTTGTAGAAGTATACAGAAATAAAGCTACTGTGCTTGTAGAAGGTGCAGAAGTGAAGTAA
- the atpD gene encoding F0F1 ATP synthase subunit beta, whose amino-acid sequence MPNTGKIKQIIGPVVDVHFDGKLPEIYNALEITRENGQKVVLEVQQHLGEDSVRCVAMDSTDGFVRGMAVIDKGTPIKMPVGDGIKGRLFNVVGEAIDGLGDVDSSNGYPIHRKPPKFEDLATDTEVLFTGIKVIDLIEPYAKGGKIGLFGGAGVGKTVLIQELINNIAKGYEGLSVFAGVGERTREGNDLMREMIEAGIVKYGGKFLESMEHGGWDLAAVDKEELKKSQATFIFGQMNEPPGARARVALSGLTMAEYFRDGDGTAGGGKDILFFVDNIFRFTQAGSEVSALLGRMPSAVGYQPTLATEMGLMQERITSTKNGSITSVQAVYVPADDLTDPAPATTFAHLDATTVLDRKISDLGIYPAVSPLDSTSRILSPAIVGEAHYNCAQRVKMILQRYKELQDIIAILGMDELSDEDKLTVSRARRVQRFLSQPFHVAEQFTGLKGVLVPIEETIRGFNMIMDGEVDEYPEAAFNLVGNIDAAIEKGKKLLEAAKN is encoded by the coding sequence ATGCCTAACACAGGTAAGATCAAGCAAATTATCGGTCCCGTGGTTGACGTCCACTTTGATGGAAAGTTGCCCGAAATCTACAACGCACTGGAAATTACCCGCGAAAATGGTCAGAAGGTAGTGCTGGAAGTACAGCAGCATCTTGGTGAAGACAGCGTTCGTTGCGTGGCAATGGACTCTACAGACGGTTTTGTGAGGGGTATGGCTGTTATCGACAAGGGTACTCCCATTAAAATGCCAGTGGGCGATGGCATCAAAGGTCGCTTGTTCAACGTGGTAGGTGAGGCTATTGATGGCTTGGGTGATGTTGACAGCAGCAATGGTTATCCTATTCACCGTAAGCCGCCTAAATTCGAAGATCTGGCAACAGATACTGAAGTACTGTTCACCGGTATTAAAGTGATCGACCTGATCGAGCCTTATGCAAAGGGTGGTAAAATTGGTCTGTTTGGTGGTGCAGGTGTGGGTAAAACCGTACTGATCCAGGAACTGATCAACAATATCGCGAAAGGTTACGAAGGTCTGTCCGTATTCGCAGGCGTAGGAGAGCGTACACGTGAAGGTAATGACCTGATGCGTGAAATGATTGAAGCAGGTATCGTAAAATATGGCGGGAAATTCCTGGAGTCCATGGAACATGGCGGATGGGATCTCGCTGCAGTAGACAAGGAAGAACTGAAGAAATCACAGGCTACCTTCATCTTCGGTCAGATGAACGAACCACCGGGAGCACGTGCACGTGTGGCATTATCTGGTCTGACCATGGCAGAATATTTCCGTGATGGAGATGGTACTGCAGGTGGCGGTAAAGATATCCTCTTCTTCGTTGATAACATCTTCCGTTTTACTCAGGCAGGTTCTGAAGTATCCGCGCTGTTAGGTCGTATGCCTTCTGCGGTGGGTTACCAGCCTACGCTGGCAACTGAAATGGGTCTGATGCAGGAGCGTATCACTTCTACCAAGAATGGTTCCATCACTTCCGTACAGGCTGTTTATGTACCTGCGGATGACTTGACTGACCCTGCTCCGGCTACTACATTCGCCCACCTGGATGCTACCACCGTATTGGATCGTAAGATTTCCGACTTAGGTATCTATCCTGCCGTGAGCCCGCTGGATTCAACTTCCCGTATCCTTAGCCCGGCTATCGTTGGAGAAGCTCACTATAACTGTGCACAGAGAGTGAAAATGATCCTTCAGCGATATAAAGAACTGCAGGACATTATCGCCATCCTCGGTATGGATGAATTGAGCGATGAAGATAAACTGACAGTATCCCGTGCACGTCGTGTACAGCGTTTCCTGTCTCAGCCTTTCCACGTAGCGGAACAGTTCACTGGTCTGAAGGGTGTACTGGTACCGATCGAAGAAACAATCCGTGGTTTCAACATGATCATGGATGGTGAAGTAGATGAGTATCCTGAAGCAGCATTCAACCTGGTAGGTAACATCGACGCAGCTATCGAGAAAGGTAAGAAACTGCTGGAAGCAGCTAAGAACTAA
- a CDS encoding DUF6600 domain-containing protein yields the protein MKNIKQYITLSVIAVSMAVTGVSCATTMPPQQAQVSISGFYDALSPYGRWTTYGSYGQVWIPNAGPDFMPYSTAGHWVYTDYGWTWMSDYDWGWAPFHYGRWTFDDAYGWMWIPGTEWGPAWVSWRNSPDYYGWAPLGPGMTIGVSFNIPVGYWSFVPCQYITSPYVNRYYVDRGRRVNIYNNTTIINNTTIINNRTYYRGPATRDVERYTRNEIRPVRVVSDNRPGRATVDRGEVRMYRPQPAALRQPSRSGAFTNGRDNNDRSGFDRPSTPGRTVRVDRNNDGRPDNIPDRNNDGRPDYNQPGRTIDRNNINRPDVPNNNAPGRTIESRPMRPEFDRHDDNRPSAPVNRPTPAPSANPANNYSPRPDRFNRPESRPMTPTPAPGPAVRPAQPQMQRPQPQEQPRQPMPQPRQEMQPQPRPQMQAQPRPQMQAQPRPQAPERSAMPSRGGERANRGGN from the coding sequence ATGAAAAACATAAAACAATATATAACGCTCTCTGTAATTGCTGTTTCGATGGCTGTGACTGGTGTTTCCTGCGCCACCACCATGCCGCCACAGCAGGCACAGGTTTCTATATCAGGCTTCTATGATGCCTTAAGTCCTTACGGTCGCTGGACTACCTATGGTAGTTACGGACAGGTATGGATACCTAACGCCGGACCCGACTTCATGCCCTACTCCACCGCTGGTCACTGGGTGTATACCGACTATGGATGGACATGGATGTCGGACTATGACTGGGGATGGGCTCCTTTCCATTATGGACGCTGGACATTCGATGATGCTTATGGCTGGATGTGGATACCGGGTACCGAATGGGGACCGGCATGGGTAAGCTGGAGGAACAGCCCTGATTATTACGGATGGGCACCTTTAGGCCCGGGTATGACCATAGGCGTAAGTTTTAATATCCCTGTGGGATATTGGTCTTTCGTGCCTTGTCAGTACATCACCAGTCCTTATGTAAACAGGTACTATGTGGATAGAGGCAGACGCGTGAATATTTATAATAATACTACCATCATCAACAATACTACTATCATTAACAATCGCACATATTATCGTGGTCCTGCCACCCGTGATGTTGAACGTTATACCCGTAACGAGATCCGTCCGGTACGTGTGGTTAGCGACAACCGTCCCGGCCGTGCTACTGTAGATCGTGGTGAAGTAAGGATGTACCGCCCGCAGCCGGCTGCGTTGCGTCAGCCAAGCCGTTCAGGTGCATTTACCAATGGCCGCGACAACAATGACCGGAGTGGTTTTGACAGGCCTTCAACTCCTGGCAGAACAGTACGTGTGGACCGGAACAATGATGGTCGTCCGGATAACATTCCAGACAGGAACAACGATGGCCGTCCTGATTATAATCAGCCCGGCAGAACGATAGACAGGAATAATATTAATCGTCCGGATGTACCCAACAACAATGCTCCCGGCAGAACAATTGAAAGTCGCCCGATGCGGCCGGAGTTTGACAGGCACGACGACAATCGTCCGTCTGCACCGGTTAACAGGCCTACGCCTGCTCCATCTGCCAATCCGGCCAACAATTACAGTCCGAGGCCTGATCGTTTCAACAGGCCAGAGTCCCGTCCAATGACGCCGACTCCGGCTCCCGGCCCAGCTGTAAGACCGGCCCAGCCGCAAATGCAGCGTCCGCAGCCGCAGGAACAGCCACGTCAGCCGATGCCACAACCTCGTCAGGAAATGCAGCCGCAGCCTCGTCCGCAAATGCAGGCGCAACCAAGGCCGCAGATGCAAGCACAACCAAGGCCACAGGCTCCTGAGCGTTCAGCAATGCCTTCACGTGGTGGTGAGCGGGCTAACAGGGGCGGCAACTGA
- a CDS encoding GNAT family N-acetyltransferase, translating into MKSPVTIPGYVAALYEQAFPPEERRNLTAQQELLNNGALRLAILENNDVFAGFVFYWELTDFVFIEHFAISPEQRGSGIGSGVIRLLEQEHPHMVLEVEPPHSDDAIRRIRFYEGLGFKTYAFPYLQPPYQAGGTPLPMLLMQKGMPPEEHTFTKINSEIYLEVYGCL; encoded by the coding sequence TTGAAATCACCGGTAACCATTCCCGGGTATGTTGCAGCATTGTACGAACAGGCATTCCCACCTGAAGAAAGACGGAATTTAACCGCGCAGCAGGAGTTACTGAACAACGGCGCTTTACGGCTGGCAATATTGGAAAATAACGATGTATTCGCAGGTTTTGTATTCTACTGGGAGCTGACAGACTTTGTGTTTATTGAACATTTCGCCATCTCACCCGAACAACGTGGCAGTGGAATAGGCAGCGGTGTAATACGGCTCCTGGAACAGGAACATCCCCATATGGTGCTGGAAGTAGAACCACCGCATTCTGATGATGCCATCAGGCGTATCCGGTTTTATGAAGGGCTTGGGTTCAAAACATATGCATTCCCCTATCTGCAGCCGCCGTACCAGGCGGGAGGAACACCTCTCCCGATGCTCCTGATGCAGAAAGGTATGCCCCCGGAGGAGCATACCTTTACAAAAATCAATAGTGAAATCTATCTTGAGGTTTATGGCTGCCTGTGA
- a CDS encoding TolC family protein, with product MIKIPILFTFCGLFTCTVTCAQQTLSLQGVVQQAQQQSPSYYKARSSALNSLYAFRYYVAGRRPQLRLQATNSSSFLGNIESIRQPDGTYAFSRSSYSFTFTSLIAEQVVPFTGGLLSVATNLQRNDVFDPTSGISYLSTPFSVNYSQPMLLYNPYRWDARIQPLLYEESKKQYVEALEKTGLEASGYFFDALMAQQQELILQQNVANTDTLYRISKGRFELGKIAENELLQIELNLLNARNNLEQATLSKEIAYRQLTQFLSLPKGSTVQVALPDTVPSLQIPLDVAQREAQDNRQAVLAFRRQRLQAEQEVAEARGNNSYQLNLSANFGQARQGTSIKNAYGGGNLQQNQLLSVGISIPIIDWGKARNRVRQAKANQELIEVDIQQQERNFEQEIYLQTQQFNIQQKLLQSAAKADTIARQRYEITKQRYYIGKISITDLNLAQQEKDLANQNYINALRSFWTSYYTVRLLTLYDFEKSQKIKYEFAER from the coding sequence ATGATTAAAATACCTATTCTGTTTACCTTTTGCGGACTATTCACCTGTACTGTTACCTGCGCCCAGCAAACACTGTCCTTACAGGGTGTTGTACAACAGGCGCAGCAACAATCGCCCTCTTACTATAAAGCCCGCAGCAGTGCGCTGAACAGCCTTTATGCTTTCCGGTATTATGTAGCGGGGCGTCGCCCGCAACTGAGATTGCAGGCCACCAATAGTAGCAGCTTTCTGGGAAACATAGAGAGTATCCGTCAGCCGGATGGTACCTATGCCTTCAGCCGCAGCTCCTATTCATTTACGTTCACCAGCCTGATAGCGGAACAGGTGGTCCCCTTTACCGGCGGATTACTATCCGTTGCCACCAACCTGCAACGCAATGACGTATTTGACCCCACTTCAGGTATCAGCTACCTGTCTACGCCTTTTTCCGTCAACTATTCACAGCCGATGCTGCTGTATAACCCATATCGTTGGGACGCCCGCATACAGCCATTGCTATATGAAGAGTCGAAAAAGCAATACGTAGAGGCACTGGAGAAAACAGGTCTGGAAGCATCCGGGTATTTTTTTGATGCATTGATGGCACAACAACAGGAGCTGATCCTGCAGCAGAATGTAGCCAATACAGATACCTTATACCGGATCTCCAAAGGACGTTTTGAGCTGGGAAAGATTGCAGAGAATGAATTGCTGCAGATAGAACTGAACTTGCTCAATGCCCGCAATAACCTGGAACAGGCTACCCTGAGCAAAGAGATTGCCTACCGCCAGCTGACGCAATTCCTTTCGCTGCCTAAGGGCAGCACTGTGCAGGTGGCACTACCCGATACGGTGCCTTCATTACAGATACCGCTCGACGTTGCCCAACGCGAAGCACAGGATAACCGTCAGGCAGTGCTGGCCTTCCGGCGGCAACGCCTGCAGGCAGAACAGGAGGTGGCAGAGGCCAGGGGCAACAACAGCTATCAGCTGAACCTTTCCGCCAACTTCGGGCAGGCCCGGCAGGGAACCAGCATTAAAAACGCATATGGCGGCGGTAATTTGCAACAGAACCAGTTATTGAGTGTCGGCATCTCCATACCGATTATCGACTGGGGAAAGGCCCGTAACAGGGTCAGACAGGCTAAAGCGAACCAGGAACTGATAGAGGTCGACATCCAGCAGCAGGAGCGCAATTTCGAGCAGGAGATCTACCTGCAAACACAGCAATTCAACATTCAGCAGAAGTTGCTTCAAAGTGCTGCCAAAGCTGATACGATTGCACGACAGCGTTATGAGATCACCAAGCAGCGCTACTATATCGGTAAAATATCCATCACCGACCTTAATCTCGCACAACAGGAAAAAGACCTGGCGAATCAGAACTACATAAATGCACTGCGTTCTTTCTGGACGTCTTATTACACTGTGCGGTTGCTCACGCTGTATGACTTTGAAAAGTCGCAGAAGATAAAATATGAGTTCGCTGAAAGATGA
- a CDS encoding ABC transporter permease: protein MLDRNFNNLYIALDSLGANRLRSFLTALGIIFGVAAVIAMLAIGRGAQAEILEQMKLVGVNNIVIKPKAEEKKEEEQQKESDEKSGAKAATTKNRFSKGLSLADAESIRRIIPTVAAISPEMIQEQDIIYGSKSSKLKVVGVEPAFFDINNIKIGEGTIFNEHQRIAGEGVCIIGSDVKRKFFISEDPLGKTIKCGTQWLKIIGVTEEKTISKATKDNLGIRDYNLDIYIPIQTSLIRYKNPSLYLGAGDNGMFFGRSNEAPQNKIFHQLDELVIQVHAAESLSESATIISRMLRRRHNDVLDFEITIPEQLLKQQQKTKDVFNIVLSAIAGISLLVGGIGIMNIMLASVLERTREIGIRLALGAQKKDIVMQFLFESVLISLTGGVIGVILGVSGAYLVDKLADIHTIVSGISIFLSFVLASAVGLIFGISPARKAAHKNPIECLRHD from the coding sequence ATGCTGGACCGTAATTTCAACAACCTATATATCGCCCTGGATTCCCTCGGTGCAAACCGGCTGCGTTCTTTCCTGACAGCATTGGGCATTATTTTCGGCGTGGCGGCTGTCATTGCCATGCTGGCCATCGGCAGGGGCGCACAGGCGGAAATCCTTGAGCAGATGAAGCTTGTAGGTGTGAATAACATTGTGATCAAACCCAAGGCAGAAGAGAAAAAGGAAGAAGAACAACAAAAGGAATCAGACGAAAAATCAGGAGCTAAAGCTGCCACCACAAAGAACCGTTTCTCCAAAGGTCTGAGCCTCGCAGATGCAGAGAGCATCCGCCGCATTATTCCCACCGTGGCTGCCATCAGTCCGGAGATGATACAGGAACAGGACATCATCTACGGTAGTAAAAGCAGTAAACTGAAAGTAGTGGGAGTGGAGCCGGCCTTCTTTGATATCAACAATATTAAGATTGGCGAAGGCACCATCTTCAATGAGCATCAACGCATTGCCGGCGAAGGCGTATGTATCATTGGCAGTGATGTGAAACGGAAGTTCTTCATCTCAGAAGATCCGCTGGGAAAAACTATAAAATGCGGCACACAGTGGCTGAAGATCATTGGCGTTACAGAAGAAAAAACGATCAGCAAAGCAACTAAAGATAATCTCGGTATCAGGGATTATAACCTGGATATCTACATACCTATTCAGACATCGCTCATCCGTTACAAGAACCCTTCCTTGTACCTGGGGGCGGGCGACAACGGAATGTTTTTCGGGAGAAGTAACGAGGCTCCCCAGAACAAGATCTTTCATCAGCTGGATGAACTGGTCATACAGGTACATGCGGCGGAATCATTGTCAGAATCGGCGACTATCATCAGCCGTATGCTGCGACGCAGGCACAACGATGTACTGGATTTTGAGATCACTATCCCCGAGCAGTTGCTCAAGCAACAGCAGAAGACCAAAGATGTATTCAACATTGTGCTGAGTGCCATTGCCGGTATCTCACTCCTGGTAGGAGGTATTGGTATCATGAATATCATGCTGGCTTCTGTACTGGAACGTACGCGCGAAATAGGTATCCGCCTCGCATTGGGTGCACAGAAGAAGGATATTGTTATGCAATTCCTGTTCGAGTCAGTACTGATCAGTCTTACAGGGGGCGTGATAGGTGTGATACTGGGCGTTTCAGGCGCCTACCTGGTGGATAAGCTGGCCGACATCCATACCATTGTTTCCGGCATTTCCATTTTCCTGTCCTTCGTGCTGGCATCTGCCGTAGGTCTCATCTTTGGTATTTCACCTGCCCGTAAGGCTGCACATAAGAACCCGATTGAATGTTTGCGACATGATTAA
- a CDS encoding efflux RND transporter periplasmic adaptor subunit, producing MLKKRRWLLPAIVIPIIAICYFLFSGKAADSSITAKVRKGNFRDVVASSGELEAENTVYVSAPADLQANQIYDEIKIQDMVAEGSHVKEGDYIATLDPTLVNKRISDGQLSFEKSNSAVTQTALDTALTLREARDQMTNLQFQMEQKKLALELSKYEPPATIRQAEIDLEKAQRDLVQMKDNYKIKQQQAATKMIQARREADEFGRQIARLEELKSRFIIKAPKNGLLVYINDWASGGKKKTGSVVRSWDPRVAMLPDLSSMLSKVYINEVDISKIHQSQKVTMGLDAFPEVKMEGIVKTVANIGETRPGATAKVFEVNIKLNKVDSILKPGMTTSNHILISELPGKLIIPLEAVFASGKTSYVYKSKSGNISKQQVVLGKSNDEEVIVEKGLAEGDIVYLSEPASAKDMKITILK from the coding sequence ATGTTAAAAAAGAGAAGGTGGCTGCTGCCAGCCATTGTTATTCCTATCATTGCGATCTGTTATTTTCTGTTTTCTGGTAAAGCTGCCGACAGCAGTATTACTGCCAAGGTACGTAAAGGTAACTTCCGTGACGTTGTAGCCAGTTCAGGAGAACTGGAGGCGGAAAATACTGTCTATGTCTCTGCACCTGCCGATCTGCAGGCCAATCAGATCTATGATGAGATCAAGATACAGGATATGGTGGCTGAGGGTTCCCATGTAAAAGAAGGTGATTATATCGCTACACTGGATCCAACGTTGGTGAATAAACGCATCAGCGATGGGCAGCTATCCTTCGAAAAGTCGAATTCAGCAGTCACCCAAACGGCACTGGATACAGCACTTACTTTAAGGGAGGCTCGTGATCAGATGACTAATCTTCAATTCCAGATGGAACAGAAAAAACTGGCCCTGGAACTGAGTAAGTACGAGCCTCCCGCTACCATCCGGCAGGCAGAGATAGACCTTGAAAAGGCGCAGCGTGACCTGGTACAGATGAAAGATAACTACAAGATCAAACAGCAACAGGCTGCTACAAAAATGATCCAGGCACGCCGTGAAGCCGATGAATTCGGCCGGCAGATAGCAAGGCTGGAAGAACTGAAAAGCCGCTTTATTATTAAGGCGCCAAAGAACGGACTATTGGTGTACATCAATGACTGGGCCAGTGGAGGCAAGAAGAAGACCGGCTCAGTGGTGCGCTCCTGGGATCCCCGCGTGGCCATGCTTCCCGATCTCTCCAGCATGTTGTCCAAGGTGTATATCAATGAAGTTGACATCAGTAAAATACACCAGTCGCAGAAGGTGACCATGGGACTGGATGCATTCCCTGAAGTGAAGATGGAGGGTATCGTGAAGACGGTCGCCAACATCGGTGAGACCCGTCCCGGCGCTACGGCGAAGGTGTTTGAAGTAAATATCAAACTTAATAAAGTGGATTCCATTCTCAAGCCTGGAATGACCACCTCCAACCATATCCTGATCAGTGAATTGCCAGGCAAGCTGATCATCCCGCTGGAAGCGGTTTTTGCCAGCGGTAAAACAAGTTATGTCTATAAGAGCAAATCAGGTAACATCTCCAAACAGCAGGTAGTGCTGGGCAAATCCAATGATGAAGAAGTGATCGTTGAAAAAGGACTGGCAGAAGGAGATATTGTTTATCTCTCTGAACCGGCATCAGCAAAAGACATGAAAATAACGATATTAAAATAA